In Candidatus Eisenbacteria bacterium, the following are encoded in one genomic region:
- a CDS encoding HAMP domain-containing histidine kinase codes for MSGKETASGGTSVSSGWDRPLRLYVGAVILASVGILCASFPSLHEFRRADLWIWLIICIGAEFLWLETISGEGSDSMASTVNFAAIYLLDLPTVLFVVPVSVFIATRFVQKRNFIKSLFGFSQMIVTIIAAGSVFRWTGGLFTELEVLRHPMSLLPCLAAGTVYTVVNSGLVACAVSLENKSPLFKTWRVNFGYRNYIFSSVALFILSPLLVIAYLAVGYWGVLLFFLPMFIIKNQNREYIELQRTTHALISSERMAARGEMAAEISHELGNYLAILSGRAQLLSGRAMRAGDAAMAKDAQTIKDQVANMTVLTKGLLDHSHRDVKPQDTDLNELTSRTVEFLKPQNRFDKIELRVELGEGIGDWFVDAGQIQQVLINLIKNSADAILGEGRAEGVIHIYSEVDANGGAHLIVEDDGPGIPENKRDAVFEPGVTTKPDGHGFGLYTCLRILENHGGKIWVDASPLGGAQFHLSLPGSRKAA; via the coding sequence ATGTCCGGCAAGGAAACAGCGTCGGGGGGAACGTCGGTTTCTTCCGGCTGGGATAGACCGCTGCGTCTCTATGTCGGGGCCGTCATTTTGGCCTCGGTGGGGATTCTTTGCGCCTCCTTCCCATCCCTGCATGAATTCCGCCGGGCCGATCTCTGGATTTGGCTCATCATTTGCATCGGCGCCGAGTTTCTTTGGCTGGAGACGATCTCCGGCGAGGGCTCGGATTCCATGGCCTCCACCGTGAACTTCGCCGCAATCTACCTGCTGGATCTTCCAACCGTTCTGTTCGTCGTGCCGGTGAGCGTCTTTATTGCAACGCGGTTTGTACAAAAGAGAAACTTTATCAAATCCCTCTTTGGATTCTCACAAATGATTGTAACGATTATCGCGGCGGGATCGGTGTTCCGATGGACAGGGGGATTGTTCACAGAACTGGAAGTGCTGCGCCATCCGATGTCTCTGCTGCCCTGTCTGGCAGCGGGGACGGTTTATACCGTCGTTAATTCAGGATTGGTCGCCTGCGCCGTTTCATTAGAGAATAAATCACCCCTCTTCAAGACATGGCGCGTCAATTTCGGATACCGGAATTACATCTTCTCTTCCGTCGCGCTGTTTATTCTATCGCCGCTCCTCGTCATCGCCTATCTCGCGGTGGGGTATTGGGGCGTGCTGCTCTTCTTCCTGCCGATGTTTATCATTAAAAATCAGAACCGGGAGTATATCGAACTCCAGCGCACAACCCATGCCTTGATCAGCTCCGAGCGTATGGCGGCGCGGGGAGAGATGGCGGCTGAGATCTCCCATGAATTGGGCAACTATCTCGCGATTCTCTCCGGCCGGGCGCAACTCCTCTCCGGCCGGGCGATGCGCGCCGGCGATGCCGCGATGGCGAAGGACGCCCAAACGATTAAAGATCAAGTGGCCAATATGACGGTCCTGACGAAAGGTCTTCTAGACCATTCACACCGGGATGTAAAACCCCAGGATACGGATCTCAATGAGCTGACCAGTCGAACCGTAGAATTCCTCAAACCGCAAAATCGCTTCGATAAGATCGAGCTTCGCGTGGAGCTGGGCGAGGGCATCGGGGACTGGTTCGTTGATGCAGGTCAAATACAGCAGGTCCTGATCAATCTCATCAAGAATTCCGCCGACGCCATCCTGGGTGAAGGGCGCGCTGAGGGTGTCATCCACATCTACAGTGAAGTCGACGCCAATGGAGGCGCGCATCTAATCGTCGAGGATGACGGACCGGGGATCCCGGAGAATAAGCGGGATGCGGTTTTCGAACCCGGTGTGACCACCAAACCGGATGGACATGGCTTCGGTCTTTATACCTGTCTCCGCATTCTGGAGAACCACGGTGGGAAAATCTGGGTCGACGCGAGCCCCCTTGGCGGCGCTCAGTTCCATCTTTCCCTGCCGGGATCTCGCAAAGCCGCCTAG
- a CDS encoding peptidoglycan DD-metalloendopeptidase family protein codes for MDHSRSDIRGEDRILIHGAGPSIISRSLLFPLSILFILLISILAAGCKGSKGEKGFTENQEASKGITVDPEQYWTTWRDTVRRGDTLWDILDRHQVYMADVNRLLNGVHGDEPFSWRHLMPGQLLEGKHDEMGSLRQVLYLLNREDIFQLELAGDSVSVSACSVVRETQWRRLQAVVNSTVDAALRRAGGNPLLLHELAATLSWDLDFFTDPRKGDTLDLVVEEIYIDGEFFRFGDIQWVTYRGEKVSTTGVRFHALDREGPEYYDLEGRNLRKSFLKSPLNYTRISSTFSQHRFHPILKKYRPHLGVDYAAPSGTPVVSVADGEVSQAEWNGGFGRYIKIRHAGQIYTTYGHLRKFAKGIRRGARVKQNQVIGYVGATGLATGPHLDYRVMRDGRFVDPLRLKNPPTHPIPETDWDRFREHLTWLEKEIHDLLPGKRIPAPSAPHFSPKDGATISVAAAEGGSP; via the coding sequence ATGGATCATTCCCGGAGTGACATCAGAGGCGAAGATCGGATCCTCATCCACGGGGCAGGTCCCTCTATCATTTCACGTTCCCTCCTTTTCCCCCTTTCGATCCTTTTCATCCTGCTCATTTCCATCCTTGCCGCCGGATGCAAGGGATCGAAAGGGGAGAAGGGCTTCACTGAGAATCAGGAGGCCTCAAAGGGGATCACGGTCGATCCAGAGCAGTATTGGACGACGTGGCGTGACACGGTGCGCCGGGGAGACACCCTCTGGGATATCCTGGATCGGCATCAAGTCTATATGGCTGACGTCAACCGGCTTCTCAATGGGGTTCATGGCGATGAACCTTTCTCGTGGCGGCATCTCATGCCGGGCCAGCTGTTAGAGGGGAAACATGATGAGATGGGTTCCCTGCGCCAGGTCCTTTATCTCCTCAACAGAGAAGATATTTTTCAGCTGGAATTGGCTGGGGATTCGGTTTCCGTCTCCGCCTGTTCCGTCGTGCGGGAAACCCAGTGGCGCCGTCTTCAGGCCGTGGTGAATAGTACGGTCGATGCCGCTCTGCGGCGGGCGGGGGGGAATCCTCTCTTGCTTCATGAGCTGGCGGCGACCCTTTCCTGGGATCTTGATTTCTTCACCGATCCGCGCAAGGGAGATACCCTTGATCTTGTCGTCGAGGAAATCTACATCGACGGTGAATTTTTCCGCTTTGGTGATATTCAATGGGTCACCTATCGGGGAGAGAAGGTCTCGACGACCGGCGTGCGGTTTCATGCCTTGGATCGGGAAGGGCCGGAGTATTACGATCTTGAGGGGAGAAATCTGCGAAAGTCCTTCCTCAAATCTCCTCTGAATTATACGCGGATCAGCAGCACCTTCAGCCAGCACCGCTTCCATCCCATCCTAAAGAAATACAGGCCCCATCTGGGCGTTGACTACGCCGCCCCCTCCGGAACCCCGGTGGTATCGGTCGCCGACGGAGAGGTTTCCCAGGCGGAATGGAATGGGGGATTCGGCAGATATATCAAGATCAGACATGCCGGTCAGATCTACACAACCTATGGGCATCTGAGGAAGTTCGCGAAGGGAATCCGTCGAGGGGCCAGGGTCAAACAGAATCAAGTGATCGGATATGTTGGGGCGACGGGTTTGGCGACCGGACCCCACCTCGATTACCGGGTCATGCGGGATGGCCGGTTTGTCGATCCCCTTCGATTGAAGAATCCCCCGACGCACCCGATTCCAGAGACGGATTGGGACCGCTTTAGAGAGCACCTGACCTGGCTGGAAAAGGAGATCCACGATTTGCTCCCAGGAAAGAGGATTCCGGCGCCGTCGGCCCCGCATTTCTCTCCAAAGGATGGTGCGACGATTTCCGTGGCCGCCGCGGAAGGGGGTTCACCTTGA
- a CDS encoding polyprenyl synthetase family protein: MRSQLWESEEGADLSLSHLESFLRAVNTDENLKNVQKPVGDRLQNVRHELRNFFKSDIPVVEKIGDYTVAVPGKMFRPTLVLLVAGHFEGRLDDAIFSASVVELIHTATLIHDDTIDRSQLRRGHPTLNALYDDMAATIVGDFVYTKAFVSLMDRGLHNVLEVTARTAYRMSLGEMLQIQYRGNPEMSEEKYMELIDCKTASLMSAACEIGVLVTEEAERYREMFRAFGHYLGLAYQITDDLFDFVGDPEQLGKVLRSDLREGKVTLPLIHVLSKATEKEKIRIKSIIQGPEMDGVDWEQVLELLDRYDGLEYGRLKALEYADRARALIEGLGRTPYLDALEQAVDYAVVRTH, translated from the coding sequence ATGAGATCTCAGTTGTGGGAATCGGAGGAAGGAGCCGATTTGAGCCTCTCTCATCTTGAGTCTTTCCTCAGAGCGGTGAATACCGATGAGAACCTGAAGAATGTCCAGAAGCCTGTGGGCGACCGTCTCCAGAATGTCCGGCATGAGTTGAGGAACTTCTTCAAATCCGATATTCCAGTCGTTGAGAAAATCGGCGATTACACGGTCGCCGTTCCTGGGAAGATGTTCCGGCCCACCCTCGTGCTTCTGGTAGCGGGTCACTTCGAAGGACGGCTGGACGATGCGATTTTCTCCGCATCGGTGGTCGAGTTGATCCACACCGCGACTCTGATTCACGACGATACCATTGATCGTAGCCAGCTGCGCCGGGGGCATCCCACGCTCAACGCTCTCTATGACGATATGGCCGCGACAATCGTCGGCGATTTTGTCTATACCAAGGCTTTTGTCTCTCTCATGGATCGAGGCCTCCATAATGTGCTCGAGGTCACCGCCCGCACCGCCTATCGAATGAGTCTGGGAGAGATGCTTCAGATCCAATACCGTGGGAATCCCGAGATGAGCGAGGAAAAGTACATGGAGCTCATCGATTGTAAAACCGCCTCTCTTATGAGCGCCGCCTGTGAGATTGGGGTTCTAGTGACGGAGGAGGCGGAGAGATACCGGGAAATGTTCAGGGCGTTCGGCCACTATCTCGGTCTGGCTTATCAGATTACGGATGATCTCTTCGATTTTGTGGGGGATCCCGAGCAGTTGGGCAAGGTTCTGCGATCCGACCTCCGTGAAGGAAAAGTGACGCTTCCCCTGATCCATGTTCTCTCAAAAGCCACCGAAAAAGAAAAGATACGGATCAAGAGTATCATTCAAGGTCCTGAGATGGACGGCGTTGATTGGGAGCAAGTGCTCGAGCTTCTCGACCGCTATGACGGACTCGAGTACGGACGCCTGAAAGCCCTCGAATATGCCGATCGCGCCCGCGCCCTCATTGAAGGGCTCGGCAGAACTCCCTACCTCGACGCGTTG